Genomic DNA from Streptomyces sp. PCS3-D2:
CGGCCCCACTGCCTCCGCAAGGACGGCGGTCATGTCGCCCTGCCCGCAGCCCAGTTCGAGGACGGTAGAGCCGGGTGCGATGTGCCAGCCGGCCACGAGTGCGGCACGGTGGCGAGTCTGGGACAGCTGGGCGTCCGGGCTGTGATCGGCGGCGGCCATGCCGGCCGCGAGCGAGGGGGCCTTGGCGAGGAGATCGGAGTGATTCACAAAGTCCTTGCTGGTACTCGACGGGTCGGTGCGGGCCGAGCGTACGAGACGCACGGGCGGCGGCGCTTCCGATTTCCTGGACGTCACCGGGACGATGGTGGCCAACCCTGTGAACCTGCTCCTGAAGCAGCTCGCGACCAAGACCGGCAGGGCACAGCCCAACCCCCCTTCCGCCCCGCCAGCACGGCCGCCGTAGACTTCTGCCACCCGGAGACAGGCGGTGCGGGGAAACCGCGGAGTTGTCCCGACCGTTGGACCGGCATGGAGCCGAACAGGCGAGCGGGGCACCAGGGGACCGGACCCGGGGCGGTCACCCCGGACGGCTGCGCGGTCGAGCTGTACACGCGACTGCCAGTCGGGGCCCGAGCCGGACATCATCGCAAGCGCCGTGTCGCCGGGCGCGCGCATCCTGGAACTGGGCTGTGGCGCAGGGTGCGTGACCCACCCGCTCCTGGAACGGGGTTTCGGGGTGACGGCTGTCGACGAGTCCCAGGAGATGCTCGATCGCGTTCGAGGGGCACGCGCGATACACGGTGCGATCGAGGACCTCGACCTGGGCGAGTCGTTCGGCCCGGTGACGCTTGCGTCGTTCCTCGTACACGTCGGAGACATCGAAGTGCGGCGCGCGCTGCTGCGCACCTGCTCTCCGGCGCCTCGCGGCGGACGGCTGTGTGCTGATCCAACGGGAGGGCGACGAGGACTGGCACACGAACCTGCCGCGCGAGCGTGTCGATCCCGGAGGTTTCACGGTACGGATCGTGTCGGCGGAGCCGACTGGCGACGGTGCGAACTCGGTGCACGCGAAGTATGAGTCTCCGGACGCCGTATGGACCCAGACGTTCGTGTCCCGGCCGCTGACCGAAGAGCAGTTCAAGGAGGCTCTCGCAGAGGTGGGCCTGAAGGGAGACAGATACCTCACGCAGGACGGGACATGGGCACTGACGAGCCTCGCGACGTATCCGCCGCGCCCGTGAAATCCGGTGCCTTGGCTGCGTTGCCCCGTTCGCTGCTCTCCGAAGGCGAACGAGTCAGGGCCAGCACCGCATGAGACAGCCCCTTCGGCGCCGTACCGAACACGGAATCCGTCGATTGAACGGACGTCTCGATCGGGGGATTGCGAGCACTGCCCGGCCTGAGAGCAGAGCCCGGCGGTATACGGGGAAATTCCAGGGGATCAGGCGGCCGCGCGCTGCTACGGTCGGGCGCTATGAGCTGGCTCCCCGCGAACTTCGTGCATCCCGTCCTGGTCCCACTGCCAGGCAGTGGTCATCACCTGCGGCCGATCCGGGAGGCGGACACCCCGCTCGACTATCCGGCTGTGATGGGTTCGCGCGAGCGACTGTGGACCATCTACGGCCCGGCCTGGGGCTGGCCCGCGGCCACCATGACCTACGAGGCCGACCGGGCCGACCTGTTGCGGCACGAGCAGGAGATCGCCGCACACCAGTCTTTCAACTACGCACTGTTCGACGCGGCGGAGACGGCTCTGCTCGGCTGTGTCTACATTGACCCACCGGAGAGGATCGGCGCGGACGGCGAGATCTCCTGGTGGGTGGTGGACGAGCTGGTGGACAGCAAGGTCGAGCAGGCCCTCGACGAACTCGTGCCACAGTGGATCGCCGCAGACTGGCCGTTCGAGCAGCCCCGCTTCCTCGGCCGAGAGATCTCCTGGCCGGACTGGCTCGCCCTGCCGGAGCACCCCGACGCGTAAGTGGCTGCCGCCGTCCCGATCCTGTGGGGCGCTGGTCGAACGGGGACGCCGTTCAGGTGATCGCGGTGGGCTCCGGGCACGCAAGCAGGGGCCTTTTGGCAGGTGGGTACATGTCTACGCCAACGAGTACTCCAGGAGACCCTGTTGCCGCAGCTCTACGTTGTCGTGGAGGGCGGGTCCGGTCCGGTCACCCCGTGGTGCGGCTGTCTCGCATACCGGTTCGGGAAGGCCGCCGCGTCCCACAGCCCATGACGCCGTGGGGATGTGCCCGCCACGAGGCCCCTCAGCGCTGCACGCGGCTCCGCCGAGCGTGACGGCCGGCCCGCCGTTCGCGGGTGGCGCTCCGCCGATCTGGTCGCTTGCCGCGTCATGATTCTGCTCGTTGCCCCACAGCTCGTTGCCCCACAGAACGGCCGATGAGTTCGCGGCTCGCGGCCAGTCCAAGCTCGCGACACCCCAAGAAAGGACCACCATCATGTCGGAGCTTCTCGTCGACTTCATCACCTCCCTCGACGGCCACGCATCGGGAGAAGGATGGCCTGGGTTCTGGGGCCTTGAGGGGCCGGAATACCTCGCATGGCTCGGTGAGCAGCCCGAGGCCACCTACCTGATGGGAGCGAACACCTACCGCCTGATGTCAGGCTTCGCCGCGGGCGAGGTCCCGAACGGCCAAGACGGGTTCAGGCCCGAAGAAGAGGCGTCCGTCGACGCGCTCACGCAAGCGTCCAAGGTGGTGTTCTCCTCCTCGCTCAAGGAGCCACTGACGTGGGCCAACTCCGCGCTCGTCCGCGACGACGCCGTCGAGGCGGTCCGCGCCATGAAGTCGAGCGGCTCGGGGCTCCTCAGCACCATCGGCAGCCTCAGCCTGTCCCGCTCCCTGCTACGAGCCGGACTCGTCGACCGCTTCCGGGTGGTGATGTTTCCGGTGATCACCGGGGCCACGGGCGAAGAACGCATTTATGACGGCTATCCGGACGTTGCCCTGGAGATGATCGAGCACCGCACCTTCGACGGCCGCATCCAGCTGGTCGAGTACAGGCCCCGGGTGCTCGAGCACCCGCCGCTCGGCGCTCCTGCGTGACCGGGCCGCGGCGGCCGGGGGAACGCAGCCGCGCCTACGGCCTCCGGAGGATGGACCAGCCGTTCTGACGAGATCGGGACACCTTCGGTTCCTCCGGTATGCGGCCGGTACAGGTGTTGCCCGTGACTGCGGTGTGGCGGATGCTGGCCCGAGCCTGGGAATCGGGGGGAATCCATGGCCGCGGTACGCGGGAGCGGAGTGCTCGACGCCTCGCAGGTACGGATCAGGGGCGCTGACGGCGAGGTCGTGGGCGCCGGATTCCTCGTCGCTCCGGACCTGGTGTGCACCTGCGCCCACGTCATCGGCCA
This window encodes:
- a CDS encoding GNAT family N-acetyltransferase; translation: MSWLPANFVHPVLVPLPGSGHHLRPIREADTPLDYPAVMGSRERLWTIYGPAWGWPAATMTYEADRADLLRHEQEIAAHQSFNYALFDAAETALLGCVYIDPPERIGADGEISWWVVDELVDSKVEQALDELVPQWIAADWPFEQPRFLGREISWPDWLALPEHPDA
- a CDS encoding dihydrofolate reductase family protein, which produces MSELLVDFITSLDGHASGEGWPGFWGLEGPEYLAWLGEQPEATYLMGANTYRLMSGFAAGEVPNGQDGFRPEEEASVDALTQASKVVFSSSLKEPLTWANSALVRDDAVEAVRAMKSSGSGLLSTIGSLSLSRSLLRAGLVDRFRVVMFPVITGATGEERIYDGYPDVALEMIEHRTFDGRIQLVEYRPRVLEHPPLGAPA